A genomic window from Onychostoma macrolepis isolate SWU-2019 chromosome 22, ASM1243209v1, whole genome shotgun sequence includes:
- the LOC131531336 gene encoding carcinoembryonic antigen-related cell adhesion molecule 1-like isoform X2 — protein MLHSFFIFIFSGEKRGKMNLLFILLLVILFLLDHGVSGVFTDSVSVSIKEGDSVTLNTDVQTNQQEEIRWHFNDNLIAKINGYISYICTDVQCNEDSERFRDRLKLDNQTGSLTITNVTTSDSGEYKVMIFSNGEKIFSVSVTGFPASELVKKREGESVTLHPDEIKNPNYVMRWYFNDTVITEITRDQSKICTDIQYNEGTERFRDRLQLDHQTGSLTITDTRTTDSGDYKLQIISRNSSFSITRMNIFSVSVTDSGLSSGAVAGIVIVVLLAAAAAVAAGVFYYRRSSTTE, from the exons ATGttgcattcatttttcatattcattttctcaggggaaaaaagggggaaaatgAATCTTCTCTTTATTTTGCTCTTGGTGATCTTGTTTTTACTCGACCATG GGGTGTCTGGTGTTTTTACAGACAGTGTGTCAGTGTCAATAaaggagggagattcagtcacaCTAAACACTGATgtacaaacaaaccaacaagaAGAGATTAGATGGCATTTTAATGACAATCTCATCGCTAAAATAAATGGATATATCAGTTATATCTGTACAGATGTCCAGTGTAATGAAGATagtgagagattcagagacagactgaagctggacaatcagactggatctctgaccatcacaaatgTCACAACCTCAGACTCTGGTGAATATAAAGTAATGATCTTCAGCAACGGTGAAAAGATCTTCAGTGTTTCTGTCACTG GTTTTCCTGCTTCTGAACTAGTGAAGAAACGTGAGGGAGAATCGGTCACTTTACATCCTGATGAAATTAAAAATCCAAATTATGTGATGAgatggtattttaatgacacTGTCATCACTGAAATCACTAGAGATCAGAGTAAGATCTGTACAGATATTCAGTATAATGAAGGtactgagagattcagagacagactgcagctggatcatcagactggatctctgaccatcacagacaccagaaccacagattCTGGAGATTATAAACTACAGATCATCAGCAGAAACAGCAGCTTCAGTATCACCAGAATGAAcatattcagtgtttctgtcacTG ATTCAGGTCTGTCTTCAGGTGCTGTAGCAGGAATAGTTATTGTTGTTCTGctggctgctgctgctgctgtagcTGCTGGTGTGTTTTACTATCGCCGCAGCAGTACCACAGAAT ga